A single uncultured Acetobacterium sp. DNA region contains:
- the prfB gene encoding peptide chain release factor 2 (programmed frameshift): MMDLYEEKQVINAMETKLKEMGNSLDLPRLVKELEALEKKTENPEFWNDQKSAQIVLKEQKLIKIKVDHFNELAEALDDIMVMLELAEEGELLEGFSASIKELDENLDNFRTETLLSGEFDSNNAIISLHPGAGGTESQDWASMLLRMYTRWAEKKKYKVKTLDLQPGDVAGIKSVTLLIEGINAYGYLKTERGVHRLVRISPFDSSGRRHTSFASLDVMPEVDESVEIEILPEDIRIDTFRSSGAGGQHVNTTDSAIRITHLKTGIVVQCQNERSQHQNKEVAMNMLKGKLVEIMEQEKMDHIEDIKGDYSQIAWGSQIRSYVFHPYNMVKDHRTNVEVGNVGSVMDGDLDGFMNAYLNTMV, encoded by the exons ATGATGGATTTGTATGAAGAAAAACAGGTCATCAATGCAATGGAAACGAAACTAAAGGAAATGGGGAATTCACTT GACCTGCCACGGCTTGTCAAAGAATTGGAAGCGTTAGAAAAGAAAACCGAGAATCCCGAATTCTGGAATGATCAGAAAAGTGCGCAAATTGTTTTAAAAGAGCAGAAGCTGATTAAAATCAAGGTCGATCATTTTAATGAACTGGCTGAAGCGCTGGATGATATTATGGTTATGCTGGAACTGGCCGAAGAAGGGGAGTTGCTGGAAGGGTTCAGTGCGTCGATAAAGGAACTTGACGAGAATCTCGACAATTTTCGGACGGAGACCTTGCTTTCAGGGGAATTTGACAGCAATAATGCGATTATTTCTCTCCATCCCGGGGCTGGTGGAACGGAGTCTCAGGACTGGGCCTCAATGTTACTGAGAATGTATACAAGGTGGGCGGAGAAGAAAAAATACAAGGTCAAAACCCTGGATTTACAGCCTGGTGATGTGGCCGGCATCAAAAGTGTCACACTCCTGATTGAAGGGATCAATGCCTATGGCTATTTAAAAACCGAACGGGGTGTCCATCGCCTGGTGCGGATCTCACCTTTTGATTCATCCGGCCGTCGGCATACCTCCTTTGCGTCACTGGATGTGATGCCTGAAGTGGATGAATCGGTAGAGATTGAAATCCTGCCGGAAGATATTCGGATTGACACCTTCCGCTCCAGCGGCGCCGGCGGACAGCACGTCAATACCACCGACTCGGCTATCCGGATTACCCATTTAAAAACCGGGATTGTGGTTCAATGTCAAAACGAACGATCCCAGCATCAGAACAAAGAGGTTGCTATGAACATGCTTAAAGGCAAGCTGGTCGAAATCATGGAACAGGAAAAGATGGACCATATTGAAGATATTAAGGGCGACTATAGCCAAATCGCCTGGGGCAGCCAAATCCGTTCCTACGTGTTCCATCCTTACAACATGGTCAAAGACCACCGCACCAATGTCGAAGTCGGCAATGTCGGCAGCGTCATGGATGGCGATCTGGACGGCTTTATGAACGCTTATCTCAATACCATGGTGTAA
- a CDS encoding homocysteine biosynthesis protein, giving the protein MAKTYQEINEKIARGEAVVVTAEEVIDIVKERGVKEAAEYIDVVTTATFGPMCSSGAFLNFGHSDPPIRMGEITMNGVEAYGGLAAVDTYLGATQPSQDKGIEYGGAHVIHDLIAGKEVHLVAKSQGTDCYPRKELDTWVKLEDLNEAYLFNPRNVYQNYNAAINASSHRIYTYMGILQPNMGNITYSTSGELSPLLNDPLLKTIGMGTRIFFGGAQGHVSWMGTQFNTACPRDDKGYPQTPGATLALIGNMKEMDPKYIRGAVYEGYGTSMFVGVGIPIPILNEEIMAFVSVENKDLYTNVIDYSVPKKAKPTLKKVSYAELRSGSVDINGKIIKTSPLSSLKMAREIAEELTNWIKKGEFFLQEPIQSFPMGNTIKGLEIKEGESR; this is encoded by the coding sequence ATGGCAAAAACCTATCAGGAAATCAACGAAAAAATCGCCAGAGGCGAGGCTGTGGTTGTCACAGCAGAAGAAGTCATCGACATCGTAAAAGAACGGGGCGTTAAAGAAGCTGCCGAATATATAGATGTGGTCACAACCGCAACCTTTGGCCCGATGTGCTCATCCGGGGCGTTTCTTAATTTTGGACACTCAGATCCACCGATCCGGATGGGTGAGATCACCATGAATGGGGTTGAAGCTTATGGCGGTCTGGCCGCTGTGGACACCTACTTAGGTGCGACTCAGCCGTCTCAAGATAAAGGCATCGAATATGGCGGCGCCCATGTTATTCATGATCTGATTGCCGGCAAAGAAGTCCATCTAGTGGCAAAATCCCAGGGGACCGACTGCTATCCCAGAAAAGAACTGGATACCTGGGTGAAACTGGAAGATCTGAACGAAGCCTATTTATTTAATCCGAGAAATGTATACCAGAATTATAATGCGGCGATTAATGCCTCAAGCCACCGTATTTATACTTATATGGGGATTTTACAGCCAAATATGGGCAATATTACTTACAGCACCTCAGGCGAATTAAGTCCCTTACTTAATGATCCGCTACTTAAAACCATTGGCATGGGAACCCGGATCTTTTTTGGCGGTGCCCAGGGACATGTCTCCTGGATGGGAACCCAATTTAATACCGCCTGTCCCCGGGATGACAAGGGTTATCCCCAGACCCCCGGTGCAACCTTGGCGCTAATTGGCAACATGAAAGAAATGGACCCTAAATACATTCGTGGAGCTGTCTATGAAGGTTACGGGACCTCCATGTTTGTCGGGGTGGGCATTCCGATTCCAATTCTCAATGAAGAAATCATGGCCTTTGTATCGGTTGAGAATAAGGATCTTTACACGAATGTTATTGACTACAGCGTGCCCAAAAAAGCCAAACCAACTTTGAAAAAAGTCTCTTATGCCGAGCTTCGTAGTGGTTCAGTGGATATTAACGGCAAAATTATCAAGACTTCACCGTTGTCAAGTTTGAAAATGGCTCGCGAAATTGCTGAGGAACTCACCAACTGGATTAAAAAAGGCGAATTTTTCCTTCAGGAACCGATTCAAAGCTTCCCCATGGGAAATACCATTAAGGGGCTTGAAATCAAGGAAGGAGAATCCCGATGA
- a CDS encoding homocysteine S-methyltransferase family protein — MNIKEILKNKRLYLDGAMGSLIQNRIETIGPVPEALNISHPELIKEIHQLYIDAGANIILSNTFGVNGYKLKDSGYSVEQLVTAGVKNVKALNPDYTALDVGPLGTLIGALGEVSFEEAVDFFKEIISAGDKAGADLIIIETMTDICEARAALIAAKEVSALPVIVSMTYQENNRTLTGTDPQTVVNILEGAGADVIGINCSTGPDGMMPIIEKLIQYASVPIMVEPNAGLPRMVNGNTIYDIDGNVFVDYMVQIAKKGALILGGCCGTTPAFIEKMKWATKDLPLYQVTDKGFTAVSSSTKTIILGEDIDIIGESINPTTNPVLKESLRRGELTVITQLATDQKKDGAHILDINLGLPDIDEVKMMKEAVDTVSRLVDCPLQIDSSNPEVIEAVLRSYPGKAIINSVNGKQSSMDKIFPIAKKYGALVLGLTMDETGIPSLANDRFEIAKKIIAVGESYGISKKNILIDALVLTASAQQAEVRETLKTLKKLRDELGVPTVLGISNISFGLPNRELLNRTFLGLALEAGLTTPIMNPSDQEMMDTINAFRALWGLDGQCIGYANTYKDSSSNETKPETIRENPSLREIIEEGLSDQAAQATALLLKTREPLDIVNHEIVPALDAVGDAFETGECFLPHLIFAAETAQKAFEIIKETMLKDGKAQVVKGKIILATVEGDVHDIGKNILKVILENYGYEILDLGKDVKAETIIQTIRNEEVKLVGLSALMTTTVKNMEKIIKEIKSSCSAITIMVGGAVLNPEYAKTIGADYYGKDAREGAGIAKKVFE; from the coding sequence TTGAATATAAAAGAAATACTGAAAAATAAACGGCTTTATCTGGATGGGGCGATGGGCAGCCTGATTCAGAACCGCATTGAAACCATTGGTCCAGTACCGGAAGCTTTAAATATTAGCCATCCGGAGTTGATCAAAGAGATTCATCAATTATATATTGATGCTGGGGCAAATATTATTCTTTCCAATACCTTTGGAGTTAATGGCTACAAATTAAAAGACAGCGGCTACTCGGTGGAACAATTGGTCACGGCCGGGGTTAAGAATGTCAAAGCACTGAATCCTGATTATACAGCCTTGGATGTGGGCCCGTTGGGAACCCTGATCGGAGCCCTGGGAGAAGTCTCTTTTGAAGAAGCGGTTGATTTTTTTAAAGAAATTATCAGTGCCGGCGACAAGGCGGGTGCTGATTTAATCATCATTGAAACCATGACCGACATCTGCGAAGCCCGGGCAGCCTTGATTGCCGCCAAAGAAGTGTCAGCATTACCGGTAATCGTGTCGATGACTTATCAGGAAAATAACCGAACCTTAACGGGAACCGATCCGCAAACCGTGGTTAACATCCTTGAAGGGGCCGGTGCTGATGTCATTGGAATCAATTGTTCTACCGGTCCGGACGGCATGATGCCGATCATCGAAAAGCTGATTCAATATGCCAGTGTACCAATTATGGTGGAACCCAACGCCGGATTGCCCCGAATGGTCAATGGAAATACCATCTATGACATTGATGGTAACGTGTTTGTCGATTATATGGTGCAAATAGCCAAAAAAGGCGCCTTGATTCTTGGCGGTTGTTGCGGCACCACCCCAGCATTTATTGAAAAAATGAAGTGGGCCACCAAAGATCTCCCCCTTTATCAGGTAACTGATAAAGGTTTTACGGCAGTGTCTTCCAGTACCAAAACCATTATTCTGGGTGAGGATATCGATATTATTGGCGAGAGTATTAATCCCACCACCAATCCGGTGCTTAAAGAATCCCTGCGTCGAGGTGAATTAACGGTGATAACCCAATTGGCCACCGATCAGAAAAAAGACGGCGCTCATATTCTCGATATCAATTTGGGACTGCCAGATATTGATGAAGTAAAAATGATGAAAGAAGCTGTTGATACGGTCAGCCGACTGGTGGACTGTCCGCTGCAGATTGATTCATCTAATCCGGAAGTCATTGAAGCGGTATTGCGTAGCTATCCGGGAAAAGCGATCATTAATTCAGTTAATGGCAAGCAATCATCAATGGATAAGATTTTTCCCATTGCCAAGAAATACGGAGCGCTGGTGTTGGGGCTGACCATGGATGAAACAGGTATTCCCAGCCTGGCCAATGATCGCTTTGAGATAGCTAAAAAGATTATCGCAGTGGGCGAATCCTATGGCATCAGCAAAAAAAATATCCTCATTGATGCCCTGGTGTTAACCGCTTCAGCCCAACAGGCAGAAGTTCGGGAAACCTTGAAAACATTGAAAAAACTGCGGGATGAGCTGGGAGTACCCACGGTGCTAGGCATTTCTAATATTTCCTTTGGCTTGCCCAATCGGGAACTGCTCAACCGAACCTTCTTAGGCCTGGCCCTGGAAGCCGGTCTGACAACCCCGATTATGAATCCCAGTGATCAGGAAATGATGGATACCATCAACGCCTTCCGAGCATTATGGGGATTGGATGGTCAATGCATTGGCTATGCCAACACCTATAAAGATAGCAGTTCAAATGAAACTAAACCAGAAACGATACGAGAAAACCCAAGCTTACGGGAAATTATCGAAGAAGGTCTCAGCGATCAGGCAGCCCAAGCGACAGCATTGCTGTTAAAAACCAGAGAACCCCTGGATATTGTCAATCATGAGATTGTGCCGGCACTGGATGCCGTGGGTGATGCCTTTGAAACCGGTGAATGCTTTTTACCGCATCTTATTTTTGCCGCTGAAACAGCCCAAAAAGCTTTTGAAATCATCAAGGAAACGATGCTAAAAGACGGCAAAGCCCAGGTTGTCAAAGGAAAAATCATTTTAGCTACGGTCGAAGGGGATGTTCACGACATCGGAAAAAACATTCTCAAGGTGATTCTGGAGAATTACGGCTACGAAATTCTCGATTTAGGCAAGGATGTCAAGGCTGAAACCATCATTCAGACCATTCGAAATGAGGAGGTTAAATTAGTAGGGCTCAGCGCCCTGATGACAACAACCGTAAAAAACATGGAAAAAATCATCAAAGAAATCAAGTCCAGCTGTTCAGCCATCACCATTATGGTTGGCGGTGCGGTTTTAAATCCCGAATACGCCAAAACCATTGGCGCCGATTATTACGGCAAAGACGCCCGGGAAGGTGCCGGTATCGCCAAAAAAGTATTTGAATAA
- a CDS encoding flavin reductase, whose product MKKWRCTVCNYVHEGDTPPDKCPICGVGPDKFVLIEDTEVIVPNKEKKWRCTVCNYIHIGETPPDKCPICGVGPEKFVLVEEVPDGLSDKKREALQTLLFNVSYGLYIISSLKDDKLNGMVSNTFIQVTSTPLRASVCLGKGTLTSEYVRESGVFGVSILGKENHDLIKHFGYQSGREVDKFKTLSYVTGEKTGCPGLLETLCFIECEVEQTIDLGTHYMFIGKVVDGDGFSKEEPMTYAYYHATR is encoded by the coding sequence ATGAAAAAATGGCGCTGCACAGTATGCAATTATGTACATGAAGGTGATACTCCTCCCGACAAATGCCCAATTTGCGGAGTGGGCCCGGATAAGTTTGTTTTAATCGAAGATACCGAAGTCATTGTTCCTAATAAAGAGAAAAAATGGCGTTGTACCGTTTGTAATTATATCCATATAGGTGAAACACCACCAGATAAATGCCCAATCTGCGGGGTAGGTCCAGAAAAATTTGTTCTGGTTGAAGAAGTCCCGGACGGTTTATCCGATAAAAAAAGAGAAGCGCTGCAGACCTTATTATTTAATGTCAGCTACGGCTTATATATTATTTCATCGCTTAAAGATGATAAGCTCAATGGCATGGTTTCCAATACCTTTATTCAGGTTACCAGCACCCCATTAAGAGCAAGCGTATGCCTTGGAAAAGGAACCCTGACATCTGAATATGTGAGAGAATCTGGCGTGTTCGGTGTTTCGATTCTGGGAAAAGAAAATCATGATCTGATCAAACATTTTGGTTACCAAAGTGGACGCGAGGTGGACAAGTTTAAAACGCTCAGCTATGTAACCGGAGAAAAAACCGGCTGTCCTGGTTTATTGGAAACCCTGTGCTTTATTGAATGTGAAGTCGAACAAACCATTGATTTGGGAACCCACTATATGTTCATCGGCAAGGTTGTGGATGGAGACGGCTTCAGCAAAGAAGAACCCATGACTTACGCCTATTATCACGCCACCCGATAG
- a CDS encoding NIL domain-containing protein yields the protein MMTKKILLSFPQKATGQPMAMELIKTYHLDFNILKAYIDDNVKGTLLLEIKGEEADIEAGIVFLRQNQIGVKDIQSIVEVDEKKCVSCGACTAVCAVGALEMTADWSLVHHDDKCLECLLCVKACPMRAIHAII from the coding sequence ATGATGACCAAAAAAATATTACTATCTTTTCCCCAGAAAGCCACTGGTCAGCCAATGGCGATGGAATTAATCAAAACCTATCATCTGGACTTTAATATTCTTAAAGCCTATATTGATGACAATGTCAAAGGCACCCTCCTTTTGGAAATCAAAGGTGAGGAAGCTGACATCGAAGCCGGGATTGTTTTTTTACGACAAAACCAGATCGGCGTTAAAGATATTCAGTCAATCGTTGAAGTTGATGAGAAAAAGTGTGTTTCCTGTGGTGCCTGTACTGCCGTCTGTGCGGTTGGAGCTCTGGAAATGACAGCGGACTGGTCGTTGGTTCATCACGATGACAAATGTCTGGAATGTCTGCTGTGCGTAAAAGCCTGTCCGATGCGGGCCATTCACGCGATTATCTGA
- a CDS encoding ATP-binding cassette domain-containing protein, with product MDCCTVSTLLKILLGCHTLHQHKDVSHERIIHLAQSLGIEKVLDSYPSQLSGGEAKRVANARALLDQPKLIIADEPTCNLDPRNGENLLEICRSLCANGTAVIFRNNRLRIRV from the coding sequence ATGGACTGTTGCACAGTCTCAACATTACTGAAAATATTGCTCGGGTGCCATACCCTGCACCAGCATAAAGATGTATCGCATGAAAGAATTATTCATCTGGCCCAATCACTGGGAATTGAAAAGGTCTTAGATTCGTATCCATCTCAGTTATCTGGCGGCGAAGCAAAACGGGTCGCCAATGCCAGAGCGCTGCTTGATCAGCCCAAGCTGATCATTGCCGACGAACCAACCTGTAACCTTGATCCCCGTAATGGCGAAAATCTTCTGGAAATTTGCAGAAGCTTGTGTGCCAATGGTACGGCAGTGATTTTCAGAAATAACCGATTACGAATACGTGTTTGA
- a CDS encoding UPF0280 family protein, with amino-acid sequence MSAVRKSLSDAGHSRDYLSMMYEARTYRKQMKAEDLEYFQVLEFESDLFIGVEHQTMTADLPQIVVTELKKLRQAIVDYNQTHPGFIASLIPLELDRYAVPIVADMLAAGKIAGVGPMAAVAGAVSKYIGRILEASSAEIIVENGGDLLIKTLKQRRIAIHTGNPCFSDLGIKINPRAKPLGVCTSSGVMGHSLSFGKADAVTILSENIPLADAVATALGNRIKKPADVEKGLAWARNIPEILGVLIIIEDQLGAWGEIEMC; translated from the coding sequence ATGTCTGCTGTGCGTAAAAGCCTGTCCGATGCGGGCCATTCACGCGATTATCTGAGTATGATGTATGAAGCCCGAACGTATCGAAAGCAAATGAAAGCCGAGGACCTGGAATATTTCCAGGTCCTCGAATTCGAATCGGACCTTTTTATTGGAGTTGAGCATCAGACGATGACAGCGGATTTACCTCAAATTGTCGTTACTGAATTAAAAAAACTGCGGCAAGCGATTGTTGACTACAATCAGACCCATCCGGGTTTTATAGCGTCCCTGATCCCGCTGGAATTGGATCGGTACGCCGTACCGATTGTTGCAGATATGCTGGCGGCTGGAAAAATCGCCGGAGTGGGACCGATGGCCGCGGTGGCTGGGGCGGTATCTAAATATATTGGCCGCATATTGGAAGCATCATCCGCGGAAATTATCGTCGAAAATGGCGGAGATTTATTGATCAAGACCCTCAAACAACGGCGCATTGCCATCCACACCGGCAATCCCTGCTTTTCGGACCTGGGGATAAAAATAAACCCCCGAGCAAAACCGCTGGGCGTCTGTACCTCTTCTGGGGTCATGGGACATTCTCTGAGCTTTGGAAAAGCCGATGCGGTGACCATCCTCAGCGAAAATATCCCATTGGCCGATGCGGTCGCGACGGCGTTGGGCAATCGCATTAAAAAACCGGCTGATGTTGAAAAAGGGCTTGCCTGGGCGCGAAATATCCCCGAGATACTGGGCGTATTAATCATTATTGAAGATCAATTGGGCGCCTGGGGAGAAATTGAAATGTGCTGA
- the ade gene encoding adenine deaminase, translated as MRNYKENLKKNIAASNGFEKADLVLKNAKILNVFSEEIIVGDLAISHGIIVGTGSYEGIEEVDLGGKYIVPGFIDAHLHIESTMVTPFELAKAIVPTGTTTIIADPHEIVNVAGKIGLDYILTASEQLPLNVFVMLPSSVPATPFETNGAGPFVAAEMQPYLDHPRILGLGEVMCFTDVLAGDSVILDKLTLCRHKISDGHAPGLSGKPLQAYGCAGINSEHESTSFLEALEKLRAGFYILIREGSAAKNLTAIVRGLLQYEVPLDRFLFCTDDKHLEDIHQDGHIRWNIKLAIDLGLCSIKAIKMATINTAQAYGLKKLGAIAPGYRADLVILSDLETMTVEQVYKDGGLVNDTLWEGKPHYQIDPVLLNSVHVHGLTPDKLILPIHEKNHVIEIVPDQIETHHLIEALPGQDGLFVSNENYAKLCVIERHRHTGNVGVAAIKGFGIRSGAIATTVAHDSHNIIVAGDNDEDILLAVNHLAKIGGGYIVVSNHQIIGAVPLTLAGLISLDSGEMVQQKVASLIECAHQLGVPAWVDPFITLSFMALPVIPSLRLTDMGLFDVNEFRLIVD; from the coding sequence ATGAGAAACTATAAAGAAAACCTCAAAAAAAATATTGCTGCATCCAATGGTTTTGAAAAAGCAGATCTCGTTTTGAAAAACGCCAAGATTCTCAATGTATTTTCTGAAGAAATCATTGTCGGTGATCTGGCTATTTCCCATGGCATCATTGTCGGTACCGGTTCTTACGAGGGTATTGAGGAAGTGGATCTCGGTGGAAAATATATTGTGCCGGGATTTATTGATGCCCACCTGCATATTGAATCCACTATGGTCACGCCTTTTGAACTGGCCAAAGCCATTGTCCCTACCGGCACCACGACGATTATTGCCGATCCCCATGAGATTGTTAATGTAGCAGGTAAAATCGGGCTGGACTATATCCTTACTGCCAGTGAACAGCTTCCTTTAAATGTCTTTGTGATGCTCCCATCATCGGTTCCGGCCACCCCATTTGAAACAAACGGAGCCGGACCTTTTGTCGCCGCCGAGATGCAGCCCTATCTGGACCATCCCCGAATTCTGGGTCTGGGTGAAGTTATGTGTTTTACCGATGTCCTGGCTGGTGATTCGGTGATTCTGGATAAGCTGACCCTGTGCCGCCACAAGATTTCTGATGGCCACGCTCCCGGACTTTCGGGAAAACCGCTCCAGGCCTATGGCTGCGCCGGTATTAACAGTGAACACGAATCCACCAGTTTTTTAGAGGCTCTTGAAAAACTAAGAGCCGGCTTTTATATTCTCATTCGGGAAGGGTCCGCCGCCAAAAACCTTACCGCTATTGTGAGGGGTTTGCTTCAATATGAAGTCCCGCTGGATCGGTTTCTCTTCTGTACCGATGACAAGCATCTGGAAGATATCCATCAGGACGGACATATCCGCTGGAATATCAAGCTGGCTATCGATCTGGGGTTGTGCTCCATTAAGGCCATCAAAATGGCGACAATTAATACCGCCCAGGCCTACGGGTTGAAAAAGCTTGGTGCCATCGCACCGGGATATCGGGCCGATCTGGTAATTCTCTCGGATCTTGAAACCATGACCGTTGAACAGGTTTATAAGGACGGCGGTTTGGTTAACGACACCCTCTGGGAGGGCAAACCGCATTATCAGATCGATCCCGTTCTTCTTAATTCGGTTCACGTCCATGGGCTCACTCCTGATAAATTAATCCTTCCGATTCACGAAAAAAACCATGTTATCGAAATTGTACCCGACCAGATAGAAACCCATCATCTGATTGAAGCTCTACCGGGACAAGACGGTCTGTTTGTTTCCAATGAAAACTATGCTAAGCTATGTGTCATTGAACGGCATCGGCATACCGGCAATGTCGGGGTGGCGGCCATCAAGGGCTTTGGAATCCGTAGCGGTGCCATTGCCACCACCGTCGCCCATGACTCCCATAATATTATTGTAGCTGGTGATAATGATGAAGATATCCTGCTGGCGGTCAATCATCTGGCTAAAATCGGCGGTGGCTATATAGTTGTGTCAAATCACCAAATCATCGGTGCTGTTCCATTGACACTGGCCGGACTGATCAGTCTTGATTCGGGCGAAATGGTACAGCAGAAAGTGGCTTCACTGATTGAATGTGCCCATCAGCTCGGCGTACCAGCCTGGGTTGATCCCTTTATTACCCTTTCCTTTATGGCCTTGCCAGTGATCCCGTCCCTGCGTTTAACTGATATGGGGTTGTTTGATGTCAATGAATTTCGCTTAATCGTGGATTAA